The nucleotide sequence AACCGTGTGGAATATGAATTTTGGACAAACAGTAATGATGAATGTGGCCCTAAATGTGACAGTCAAATACAGTTTTTTAAGAACTTCAAAGGAGCAGCACAGATACTAGAGAAAAAAAGTTATACCCAGTTTACCCCACATTACATAATATGGTATTGCGCTGAAATCTTTCTTTCTAGCAAGCGGTGCGAATCCCAGTGCATCAACCATGGAAGATATTGTGCACCCGATCCTGAGCAGGACTTCAGCAAAGGTTATGTTGGGAAAGATGTTGTGATGCAAAACTTGCGTCAAGTCTGCTTGTTTAAGGTTGCCAATGAAAGTGGGAAGCCTTGGTTGTGGTGGGATTATGTTACTGACTTTGCAATCCGTTGTCCTATGAAGGAAAAGAAATACACAAAAGGATGTGCTGAAGAAGTAATCAAAGCACTTGGTGAGCTTAACCCGTTTGTTTATTGTCTATTCCATTTGATGAGGCTCATAATTGGTTGAGGGAAGTAGGGAAGCATGGTTGATTAGTTTCTTTCCTTCATATATGGCATTTTTTAACAGGCATTGATCTGAAGAAAATAAACAAATGTATGGGAGATCCTGATGCAGATGAAGAAAATCCTGTGCTTAAAGCAGAGCAAGATGCACAGGTTAGTGCCAGCTTTTGTTGGATTATTATGTTCTCTCATACAATTTATTTTTAGGTTGCATGACCTTTTGTTGCTCTTAATCTGGTCTCTATACTTAGATTGGAAAGGATTCCCGTGGAGATGTTACTATTTTACCAACTCTTCTTATTAACAATAGGCAGTATAGAGGTAAATGTTTTGAGCAATCATGTGACATCATGTTGTTTCCTGGAATCTCATTGAGCTTTCTGTCTCTGCTTTTTTTGGTCAGGTAATCTGGACAGAACTGCAGTGCTTAAAGCAATCTGTGCTGGTTTCAAAGAGACGACCGAGCCAGCTGTTTGTTTAAGCGATGGTATTATGACTTTTGAGTTTCGTATGCTACTTGTTACAAGTTGTTAGTGTTATCATTCTGCAAAAGGATAACTGAATTAAAATGAGATGGTACTCTTTTTCTTATTCATTTGACTATACAGACATACAAACAAATGAATGCCTAGAGAACAATGGTGGATGCTGGCAGGATAAGGCTTCTAACATCACTGCATGCAAGGTCTTCCTTTTGGCACCTCAAATCAACACCTGTAGCAAGTGGATTTTCATTTTGAAAAAAATAgaatatattttcattacattaaatgACATACATGATGCTCACACAGACTCGAACTTGAAACCTATCACTTTTTGCAATAATGCACAAACCAACCCGAATGTCTCAATAGAGACTAGTAAGTGGATTATCAGTTCTATATTTTTCTTATGATGTTCTATTACTTATGCAGGATACTTTTCGTGGAAGACTATGTGAGTGCCCTGTTGTCGAAGGTGTGAAGTTTGTTGGTGATGGATACACTCATTGTAAAGGTACACTGTCAACAATATTTTAGTGGTAGATATAGTTACTGTTCACTTTGTGCAAATGCTTACTGCACCAAAGAGTTTGGATAGAATATAGGTAGgacatctcatatatatatacatacatacatacatacatatatatatacacatacatagatatatatatatatatatatacacatacatagatatatatatatatatatacacatatatatatatatacacatatatatatatatacacacatatatacatatacatacatgtatgtatatacatatacatacatgtatatatatatatatatatgtatgtgtgtgtgtttggaGCACTGTTAAACTCTAGATTTGTGAATGTGCCTTTCTAACTATAAAGTTCCATGATATTTCTTTTTTTGAACACTGAACAATCTTTGTATTTATAGAGAACCA is from Musa acuminata AAA Group cultivar baxijiao chromosome BXJ1-6, Cavendish_Baxijiao_AAA, whole genome shotgun sequence and encodes:
- the LOC135677611 gene encoding vacuolar-sorting receptor 1-like — protein: MGGRMLWLLVPVLFLCGTCWGRFVVEKNSLKVTSPNSLKGIYESAIGNFGVPQYGGTMVGIVAYPKVNWKACHNFKDFDISYKSKPGGFPTFLLVDRGDCYFITKAWNAQNSGAAAVLVADNVAEPLITMNTPEEENSKADYLQNITIPSALISKSFGDRLKKAIENGDMVSVNLDWKESLSHPDNRVEYEFWTNSNDECGPKCDSQIQFFKNFKGAAQILEKKSYTQFTPHYIIWYCAEIFLSSKRCESQCINHGRYCAPDPEQDFSKGYVGKDVVMQNLRQVCLFKVANESGKPWLWWDYVTDFAIRCPMKEKKYTKGCAEEVIKALGIDLKKINKCMGDPDADEENPVLKAEQDAQIGKDSRGDVTILPTLLINNRQYRGNLDRTAVLKAICAGFKETTEPAVCLSDDIQTNECLENNGGCWQDKASNITACKDTFRGRLCECPVVEGVKFVGDGYTHCKAKKPSTEGGWSFLSVFFILTIAGVGAYCLYKYRFRSYMDSEIRAIMAQYMPLENPEAQSHIRNDQS